The following proteins are co-located in the Silene latifolia isolate original U9 population chromosome 1, ASM4854445v1, whole genome shotgun sequence genome:
- the LOC141653619 gene encoding MLO-like protein 1: MSGGEGGEEESLEFTPTWVVAAVCFFIIAISFAVERCIHYGGKLLKKKHQRPLFEALQKVKEELMLLGFISLMLTVLQGTLSKMCISEKFVTNMLPCSISDKHKEESAGNNTATMEHLGGLRRLLSESALSQTAYCASKNKVPFLSIEALHHLHVFIFVLAVVHVSFSVLTVLFGGARIRQWKKWEDAIVQQINDTDPSLGHAVTPIHDHAFIKDHFGGIGVHSSILALMHSFCKQFYGAVTKADYLALRLGFIMTHCKSNPKFNFHKYMMRALEDDFKRVVGISWYLWVFVIVFLLVNVNGWHIYFYMAFIPFILLLAIGTKLEHIISELAHEVVEKHVAIEGDLVVKPSDQHFWFSRPQFALILIHFILFQNAFEIGFFFWIWVQYGFHSCILGKVKYILPRLIIGVFVQVLCSYSTLPLYAIVTQMGTNFKKSIFDEHVQAGILGWRAKVKKKHTLKGSLTKPGSSSTDGSTVRIQLGGITQKDAGEIQPVHD; this comes from the exons ATGtcaggaggagaaggaggagaagaagaaagtttggaGTTCACACCAACATGGGTtgttgcagctgtttgttttttCATCATTGCTATTTCTTTTGCTGTAGAGAGATGCATTCATTATGGTGGAAAG TTGTTGAAGAAGAAACATCAGAGGCCTTTGTTTGAGGCATTGCAGAAAGTTAAGGAAG AACTGATGCTGTTGGGGTTCATATCCCTAATGCTAACAGTACTACAAGGGACACTATCaaaaatgtgcatttctgagaaATTTGTCACCAACATGCTTCCCTGTAGTATTAGTGATAAACATAAAGAAGAATCCGCCGGCAACAACACAGCGACCATGGAGCATCTTGGTGGTCTTCGTCGGCTTCTTTCCGAATCTGCTTTGTCTCAGACTGCTTACTGTGCCAGTAAG aaTAAAGTTCCTTTTTTATCCATTGAAGCGCTTCATCACCTTCATGTATTTATATTTGTATTGGCGGTCGTTCATGTCAGTTTTTCTGTTTTGACTGTTCTTTTTGGAGGAGCAAGA ATACGCCAATGGAAGAAGTGGGAAGATGCTATTGTACAGCAAATTAACGATACAGATCCGT CATTAGGACATGCAGTCACTCCGATTCATGACCATGCCTTCATCAAAGATCACTTTGGGGGTATTGGTGTACATTCTTCTATCCTCGCTTTGATG CATTCTTTTTGCAAGCAGTTTTATGGAGCAGTGACAAAAGCAGATTATTTGGCATTGCGCTTAGGTTTCATTATG ACTCATTGTAAGAGCAATCCGAAGTTCAATTTTCACAAATACATGATGCGTGCTTTGGAAGATGATTTCAAACGGGTTGTTGGGATAAG CTGGTATCTTTGGGTTTTTGTCATTGTCTTCTTGTTGGTGAATGTTAATG GTTGGCATATATACTTCTATATGGCGTTTATTCCATTCATT TTGCTTCTTGCCATCGGAACAAAGTTGGAGCATATAATTTCTGAGCTAGCTCATGaagttgttgaaaaacatgtagCAATAGAAGGAGATCTGGTTGTTAAACCTTCTGATCAACACTTCTGGTTTAGTCGCCCTCAGTTTGCGCTTATCTTGATCCATTTCATCCTTTTCCAAAATGCGTTTGAGATTGGTTTTTTCTTCTGGATATGG GTACAATACGGTTTTCACTCTTGTATTCTAGGAAAAGTCAAGTACATCTTACCTAGGCTCATCATCGG TGTTTTCGTCCAAGTACTGTGTAGTTACAGCACCCTACCTCTTTATGCAATTGTTACTCAG ATGGGAACCAATTTCAAGAAATCCATATTTGATGAGCATGTACAAGCCGGGATCCTCGGATGGCGGGCTAAGGTGAAAAAGAAGCATACACTGAAAGGATCATTAACCAAACCTGGTTCGTCATCTACTGACGGTTCAACTGTGAGAATTCAGCTTGGAGGCATTACTCAAAAGGACGCGGGTGAGATTCAACCGGTCCACGATTAA